The Sporichthyaceae bacterium genome includes a window with the following:
- a CDS encoding pentapeptide repeat-containing protein, with amino-acid sequence MIVVKKIATNVAVGLAAGLLVLAGGAAGNASPYGPSGSVAVSSPSPCAGTAITVQLSGFTANETIDVYLGTASAPVQSVTAGSTGGATLTIAIPATDRGPLVVSAVGRTSQLTGFASLTVLDCSRSGAGSLNTGDGNEGSDNIGDGNQGNSNRGDGNQGSNNIGDGNQSNGNIGDGNPALVEHDHAIQNSSGDHDSLAIWVGIGAAAAVSVAQRRRRRS; translated from the coding sequence ATGATCGTTGTGAAGAAGATCGCCACGAACGTCGCAGTCGGGCTCGCGGCGGGACTCCTGGTCCTGGCCGGCGGGGCGGCGGGCAACGCCTCCCCGTACGGGCCGAGCGGATCGGTGGCGGTCAGCAGCCCATCGCCGTGCGCGGGGACAGCGATCACCGTGCAGCTGAGCGGATTCACCGCGAACGAGACGATCGACGTCTACCTCGGCACGGCGTCCGCCCCGGTGCAGAGCGTTACCGCCGGTAGCACCGGCGGGGCGACACTCACCATCGCCATCCCGGCGACCGATCGCGGCCCGCTGGTCGTCTCCGCCGTCGGCCGGACCAGCCAACTGACCGGGTTCGCCTCGCTGACCGTGCTCGACTGCTCGCGTTCGGGTGCCGGTTCCCTCAACACCGGCGACGGCAACGAGGGCTCGGACAACATCGGCGACGGCAACCAGGGCAACAGCAACCGCGGCGACGGCAACCAGGGCTCGAACAACATCGGCGACGGCAACCAGAGCAACGGGAACATCGGCGACGGCAACCCCGCGCTCGTCGAGCACGACCATGCGATCCAGAACTCCTCCGGCGACCACGATTCCCTGGCCATTTGGGTCGGAATCGGTGCCGCAGCGGCAGTCTCGGTGGCGCAGCGCAGGCGTCGGCGGTCCTGA
- a CDS encoding MmcQ/YjbR family DNA-binding protein — protein MADAEDVRRLALALSHVVEIDSDGFDFRVAGKGFVWSYPDRSTGRGRVIRRDIAVLYVGDEAEKQALLLGEPDVFFTAPGYDGWPLVMLRLAKVDLERLEELVTDAWRMRAPTDLLREGTEATWPSS, from the coding sequence ATGGCCGACGCCGAGGATGTCCGCCGGCTCGCGCTGGCGCTGTCGCACGTCGTCGAGATCGACAGCGACGGATTCGACTTCCGCGTCGCGGGCAAGGGCTTCGTCTGGTCCTATCCGGACCGATCGACCGGTCGAGGCCGGGTGATCCGCAGGGACATCGCCGTGCTCTACGTCGGCGACGAGGCCGAGAAGCAGGCGCTGCTGCTCGGTGAACCCGACGTCTTCTTCACCGCCCCTGGCTACGACGGCTGGCCGCTGGTGATGCTCCGCCTGGCGAAGGTCGACCTCGAACGTCTCGAGGAGCTGGTCACCGATGCCTGGCGGATGCGCGCACCGACCGACCTCCTCCGGGAGGGAACGGAGGCAACCTGGCCGTCGAGCTGA
- a CDS encoding DUF899 family protein, translated as MTTESNAPNDPNAMPSGCPPVVDRATWQQARDELLVREKAHTRAGDALAAARRRLPMVEFDPTVRVVGPDGPVPFLDLFGGREELVVYKHMWHDGQPHEGQCAGCTTTAWHVRDAVYLNARGVSFAILTTGRWDEVAAYVAFMGYSQSWYSVRDLPAPIGDEDEMGQITCYLRVGARAFLTYATTGRGNEPANFSLGLLDMTPYGRAEAWEDKPVGWPEGRHSCWYWSMDASGTGTWGPTGRPVPQWTRPGATAPTAPGGSDIR; from the coding sequence ATGACGACCGAATCGAACGCCCCGAACGACCCGAACGCGATGCCGTCCGGCTGCCCGCCCGTCGTCGACCGGGCCACCTGGCAACAGGCCCGCGACGAGCTGCTGGTCCGCGAGAAGGCCCATACCCGGGCGGGCGATGCGTTGGCCGCCGCCCGCCGCCGGCTGCCGATGGTGGAGTTCGATCCGACGGTCCGGGTCGTCGGACCTGATGGACCGGTGCCGTTCCTGGATTTGTTCGGTGGCCGCGAGGAACTCGTCGTCTACAAGCACATGTGGCACGACGGGCAGCCGCACGAGGGGCAGTGCGCGGGCTGCACGACAACCGCCTGGCACGTGCGGGACGCGGTGTACCTCAATGCCCGAGGCGTGTCGTTCGCGATCCTGACCACCGGGCGATGGGATGAGGTCGCCGCCTATGTGGCGTTCATGGGCTACTCCCAGTCCTGGTACTCGGTGCGCGACCTGCCCGCGCCCATCGGCGACGAAGACGAAATGGGGCAGATCACCTGTTACCTACGCGTCGGCGCCCGGGCATTCCTCACCTACGCCACTACCGGCCGCGGCAACGAACCGGCCAACTTCTCGCTCGGTCTGCTCGACATGACGCCGTACGGTCGCGCTGAGGCTTGGGAGGACAAGCCGGTCGGCTGGCCCGAGGGACGGCACTCGTGCTGGTACTGGAGCATGGACGCGTCCGGGACCGGTACCTGGGGCCCGACCGGTCGGCCCGTGCCGCAGTGGACCCGGCCCGGTGCCACAGCGCCGACGGCGCCCGGCGGGTCCGACATTCGGTGA
- a CDS encoding PLP-dependent aminotransferase family protein encodes MATARLVSWLAPSLVHGALSEGLAAGLRGLVLDGRLLSGTRLPAERELAAALGLARATVSHSYDRLRSEGYLVSRQGAGTVVRLPAPRFDRPDEGAVSGPDVIDLTVAALPAPSVLTQAAAAALDGLSGQVAGNGMHPLGLPALRSAVAARYTARGLPTTVEQVLICSGALHGWNLLLRTLSRPGAPVVVEQPTYPAVLDAALAYHVRVHPLPVDAGGWDLSQLATPARAPVLAHLTLDGQNPTGLWADDPSRRRLFAALHPETVVVVDETLTDLPHGAPVTRPGAALARRGTTVVALGSMSKSFWAGLRVGWIRGPAELIRRLAAARSSDNLATSVFDQLLSVQLLGLADQVLPDRRAMLAARRDALLDALATYAPGWSAASPQGGLSLWVDLGGVSSTRLAQRAREFGVRITPGPRFTVTGTHDRWTRLPFVLPQDRLAEAVRLLATAAATDAGGAVSRRRGGPETAWTA; translated from the coding sequence GTGGCCACTGCGCGTCTGGTGTCCTGGTTGGCGCCGAGTCTGGTGCATGGCGCGCTGAGCGAGGGTCTCGCGGCTGGGCTGCGCGGGCTGGTTCTCGACGGCAGGCTGTTGAGCGGCACGCGGTTGCCGGCCGAACGCGAACTGGCCGCGGCACTCGGCTTGGCCCGGGCCACGGTGAGCCATTCGTACGACCGACTTCGCTCCGAGGGCTACCTGGTGAGCCGGCAGGGCGCCGGCACAGTGGTGCGCCTGCCTGCTCCGCGGTTCGACCGTCCGGACGAGGGCGCAGTTTCCGGACCGGACGTGATCGACCTGACGGTAGCGGCGCTTCCCGCGCCGTCGGTGCTCACCCAGGCGGCAGCCGCGGCGCTCGACGGACTGTCCGGACAGGTGGCCGGCAACGGCATGCACCCACTGGGCCTGCCCGCGCTGCGCAGTGCCGTGGCCGCCCGCTACACCGCCCGAGGCCTGCCCACCACCGTCGAGCAGGTCCTGATCTGCTCCGGGGCACTGCACGGCTGGAACCTCTTGCTGCGCACACTTTCCCGCCCCGGGGCCCCTGTCGTGGTCGAGCAGCCGACCTACCCCGCGGTGCTGGACGCCGCGTTGGCCTACCACGTGCGCGTGCACCCGTTGCCGGTGGACGCGGGCGGCTGGGACCTGTCCCAGTTGGCCACCCCGGCCCGCGCGCCGGTGCTGGCCCATCTGACCCTGGACGGGCAGAACCCGACCGGCCTGTGGGCCGATGACCCGTCCCGCCGCAGGCTGTTCGCGGCCCTGCACCCCGAGACGGTCGTTGTTGTCGACGAGACCTTGACCGACCTGCCGCACGGCGCCCCGGTCACCCGGCCCGGCGCGGCCCTCGCTCGCCGCGGCACCACGGTGGTGGCGCTCGGGTCGATGAGCAAATCGTTCTGGGCAGGGCTACGGGTCGGCTGGATCCGCGGCCCGGCCGAGCTGATCCGACGCCTGGCCGCGGCCCGTTCCTCCGACAACCTGGCCACCTCGGTGTTCGACCAACTGCTTTCCGTGCAATTACTGGGCCTGGCCGACCAGGTGCTGCCGGACCGGCGCGCAATGCTGGCGGCCCGCCGCGACGCACTGCTCGACGCGCTGGCGACCTATGCCCCGGGCTGGTCGGCCGCCTCGCCGCAGGGCGGCCTGTCGTTGTGGGTCGACCTCGGCGGAGTGTCCAGCACCCGGTTGGCCCAGCGCGCCAGGGAATTCGGGGTGCGAATCACCCCGGGCCCGCGTTTCACGGTCACCGGCACCCACGACCGATGGACGCGGCTGCCGTTCGTGCTTCCCCAGGACCGATTGGCCGAAGCGGTGCGCCTGCTCGCGACTGCCGCGGCAACGGATGCCGGCGGCGCGGTCAGCCGCCGGCGAGGCGGGCCGGAGACCGCTTGGACCGCCTGA
- a CDS encoding YchJ family metal-binding protein: MARNRSCPCGSAKAYQACCGPFHAGRSTAPTAETLMRSRYSAFVHHEADYLAATWHPSTRPAQLHLDPDRVWTHLEVVRVRGGAADDPRGMVEFRAHHTTGVQAERSTFLHEDGRWFYLDSEPL; this comes from the coding sequence ATGGCACGAAACCGGAGTTGCCCGTGCGGCAGCGCGAAGGCCTACCAGGCATGCTGCGGGCCTTTCCACGCCGGCCGCTCGACGGCGCCGACCGCTGAGACGTTGATGCGGTCGCGTTACAGCGCGTTCGTGCACCACGAGGCCGACTACCTGGCGGCGACGTGGCATCCGAGCACGCGACCGGCCCAGCTCCACCTGGATCCCGACCGCGTCTGGACGCACTTGGAGGTCGTGCGGGTGCGCGGCGGCGCCGCCGATGACCCTCGCGGCATGGTGGAGTTCCGGGCCCATCACACCACCGGCGTGCAGGCCGAACGCAGCACCTTCCTGCACGAGGACGGACGCTGGTTCTACCTGGACTCCGAGCCCCTGTAG
- a CDS encoding TetR/AcrR family transcriptional regulator — protein MSPRLADPGVRSALLDTAARLIAVDGSAGLTLRRLVEEVGTSTMAVYTHFGGMQNLRQEIRLEGFARLKAHLEAVPPGSDPLSDIALLGRAYYDNAIENPHMYRVMFLETHEPAEDLIGLDTFQILVDCVARCVEAGRFDAAQPFDLAIQLWATAHGLVSLQLAGLLSAELAAEMLVAGQRSLLLAFGADGRALTRALGRANRNRGAPPRASRRELGSATPRV, from the coding sequence ATGAGTCCGAGACTCGCCGACCCGGGCGTGCGCAGCGCGCTGCTGGACACCGCGGCCCGACTGATCGCCGTCGACGGTTCGGCCGGACTCACGCTGCGCCGCCTGGTCGAGGAGGTCGGCACCTCGACCATGGCCGTGTACACGCACTTCGGCGGCATGCAGAACTTGCGTCAGGAGATCCGCCTGGAGGGCTTCGCGCGACTCAAGGCCCATCTCGAGGCGGTGCCGCCGGGGTCGGACCCGTTGAGCGACATCGCCCTGCTGGGCCGGGCGTACTACGACAACGCGATCGAGAACCCGCACATGTACCGGGTGATGTTCCTGGAGACCCACGAACCCGCCGAGGACCTGATCGGCCTGGACACCTTCCAGATACTGGTCGACTGCGTCGCCCGCTGCGTCGAGGCGGGCCGGTTCGACGCGGCCCAGCCCTTCGACCTGGCGATCCAACTCTGGGCAACCGCGCACGGCCTGGTCAGCCTGCAACTGGCAGGTTTGCTCAGTGCTGAACTGGCCGCCGAGATGCTCGTCGCCGGCCAACGGAGTTTGCTCCTGGCGTTCGGCGCCGACGGTCGGGCCCTCACCCGTGCCCTGGGCCGCGCGAACCGCAACCGAGGCGCTCCCCCGCGCGCGTCCCGCCGCGAACTTGGCTCGGCGACGCCCCGCGTATGA
- a CDS encoding carotenoid oxygenase family protein, whose translation MTVTAENPYLTGNFGPVDAETTAFDLPVTGTVPAHLNGRVLRNGPNPVGPVDPARHHWFLGTGMVHGLRLRDGKAEWYRNRYVRSADVARALGEQPRPGATAHAGWDFPANTNVITQGKRTFAIVEAGARPYELTEQLETVGACDFDGTLPGGWSAHPKRDPSTGELHAVSYYWGWGNKVQYTVLGTDARVRRIVDIQVGGSPMMHDFSLTENHVVLYDLPCVFDVGPVGKLWPRPIGDIARWGAARFVGKRPTPGLLAKYFTHKTLDGSTPAFPYAWDPSYPARIGVLPRTGTAADVRWFDVEPCYVFHPLNAYDDGDQIVLDVVRHPKMFDVKRLGPDEGDATLDRWRVDLGAGKVIEERVSDVGQEFPRVDERLVSRRHRYGYAVGFRGTRAESLIRHDLSSRQIITRHFGTGSNVGEFVFVPDAPDSAEDRGTLLGYVYDPSTDRSDLLLLDSQTLETVAAVHLPVRVPAGFHGNWAPED comes from the coding sequence ATGACGGTGACCGCGGAAAACCCTTACCTGACCGGCAATTTCGGCCCGGTCGACGCCGAGACCACGGCGTTCGACCTACCTGTCACCGGCACGGTGCCGGCCCATCTGAACGGCCGGGTGCTGCGCAACGGCCCCAACCCGGTGGGCCCGGTGGACCCGGCCCGGCACCATTGGTTCCTGGGCACCGGCATGGTGCACGGGCTGCGACTGCGTGACGGCAAGGCCGAGTGGTACCGCAATCGGTATGTGCGCTCCGCCGATGTGGCGCGGGCGCTGGGGGAGCAGCCTCGTCCGGGCGCGACGGCGCATGCCGGGTGGGATTTCCCCGCCAACACCAACGTGATTACCCAGGGCAAGCGTACGTTCGCGATCGTCGAGGCCGGCGCCCGTCCCTACGAGCTCACCGAGCAGTTGGAGACCGTCGGCGCCTGCGACTTCGACGGCACGCTGCCCGGCGGATGGTCCGCACACCCCAAACGGGATCCCTCGACCGGCGAACTGCATGCGGTCTCGTACTACTGGGGCTGGGGCAACAAGGTTCAGTACACCGTGCTGGGCACCGATGCGCGGGTGCGGAGGATCGTCGACATCCAGGTCGGCGGAAGCCCGATGATGCACGACTTCTCCCTCACCGAGAACCACGTAGTGCTTTACGACCTACCGTGCGTGTTCGACGTCGGACCGGTCGGCAAACTGTGGCCGCGCCCGATCGGGGACATCGCCCGGTGGGGCGCCGCGCGGTTCGTCGGCAAGCGGCCGACGCCGGGACTCCTCGCCAAGTACTTCACGCACAAGACGCTCGACGGTTCGACACCGGCTTTCCCCTACGCCTGGGACCCGTCCTATCCCGCTCGGATCGGCGTCCTGCCGCGCACCGGTACCGCGGCCGACGTCCGGTGGTTCGACGTCGAGCCGTGCTACGTCTTCCACCCGCTGAACGCCTACGACGACGGCGACCAGATCGTGCTCGACGTCGTCCGGCACCCGAAGATGTTCGACGTGAAGCGCCTCGGCCCCGACGAGGGCGACGCGACCCTGGACCGCTGGCGGGTCGACCTCGGCGCCGGGAAGGTGATCGAGGAACGGGTCAGCGATGTCGGCCAGGAGTTCCCGAGGGTCGACGAACGGCTGGTGAGCCGCCGGCACCGGTACGGCTACGCGGTGGGGTTCCGTGGCACCCGCGCGGAGTCCCTGATCCGCCACGACCTGAGCTCCCGGCAGATCATCACCCGACACTTCGGTACCGGCAGCAACGTCGGTGAGTTCGTGTTCGTGCCCGACGCCCCCGACAGCGCCGAGGACCGCGGAACCCTGCTGGGCTACGTGTACGACCCGAGCACCGACCGCAGCGACCTGCTGCTGCTGGACTCGCAGACCCTGGAGACCGTCGCCGCCGTGCACCTGCCGGTTCGGGTACCTGCAGGCTTCCACGGCAACTGGGCACCGGAGGACTGA
- a CDS encoding peptidase inhibitor family I36 protein, which yields MRYGGRPPSRVGAAGATLHRVLLVAGLAGAGVLSPVGLSAASAATSCPKAALCMYPQADYQGTPKVVKLPKSQRERARMTDDAGCIRFGFRSLIDNSPFGGTVYGNAKCDDGGQSQDFAAKAKIAGFTGWPAKSIVFPTDY from the coding sequence ATGAGGTACGGCGGTCGTCCTCCGTCGCGGGTCGGCGCCGCGGGCGCCACGCTGCACCGAGTCTTGCTGGTGGCCGGGCTCGCAGGCGCCGGCGTGCTCTCGCCGGTCGGTCTGTCGGCAGCGTCGGCCGCGACCAGCTGCCCGAAGGCCGCCTTGTGCATGTACCCGCAGGCGGACTACCAGGGCACGCCGAAGGTCGTGAAGCTGCCCAAGAGCCAACGTGAGCGGGCGCGGATGACCGACGACGCCGGCTGCATCCGGTTCGGCTTCCGGTCGTTGATCGACAACAGTCCGTTCGGCGGCACGGTGTACGGCAACGCCAAGTGCGACGACGGCGGCCAGAGCCAGGACTTCGCCGCCAAGGCCAAGATCGCCGGGTTCACCGGCTGGCCGGCCAAGAGCATCGTGTTCCCGACCGACTACTGA
- a CDS encoding trypsin-like peptidase domain-containing protein yields the protein MGSHRSRKIAVAVLVAALVGGGVGVAVGHRGGASGSIQPVADSRSGGDAGGIPQVAAKVLPSVVSIDVNNLPSAGNGAMIPGMPGLGGQNGNGGSGNGGSDSGAVEGSGSGIVLSKDGLILTNNHVAGQGDLAVTFQNGKTVKAKLVKADPVTDLAVIKADGVNDATPINLGNSADLKVGQPVVAIGSPLGLSSTVTSGIVSALHRPIQPQQESGGGDDGSAAGGASSPNVIDGIQTDAPINPGNSGGALVDMNGNLIGITSAIASLGGGPFGGQSGSIGLGFAIPINEAKVAADQLEKGQSVAHAVLGVGVKSSPDVGQRGALIGRLTSGGAAEKAGLKTGDLVVKADDRIIDTADALVADVRSHQPGEKVTLTYVRGGKTQTADVTLGSDAANS from the coding sequence ATGGGTTCACATCGCAGCCGCAAGATTGCCGTGGCCGTCCTGGTCGCGGCGCTGGTCGGCGGGGGAGTCGGGGTTGCCGTCGGGCACCGGGGCGGCGCCTCGGGCTCGATCCAACCGGTCGCCGACAGCCGATCCGGCGGCGACGCCGGAGGCATCCCGCAGGTCGCCGCGAAAGTGCTGCCCAGCGTCGTGTCCATCGACGTGAACAACCTTCCCAGCGCAGGCAACGGCGCGATGATCCCGGGCATGCCAGGTCTGGGTGGGCAGAACGGTAATGGCGGATCGGGAAACGGGGGATCCGACTCCGGTGCCGTCGAGGGCAGCGGCAGCGGCATCGTGCTCAGCAAGGACGGCTTGATCCTGACCAACAATCACGTGGCCGGGCAGGGCGATCTCGCAGTCACGTTCCAGAACGGCAAGACCGTGAAAGCCAAGCTGGTGAAGGCGGACCCAGTCACCGACCTCGCGGTGATCAAGGCCGACGGCGTCAACGACGCCACCCCGATCAACCTGGGCAACTCGGCCGATCTGAAGGTCGGGCAGCCGGTGGTCGCGATCGGTTCCCCGCTGGGCCTGTCCAGCACCGTGACCAGCGGCATAGTGAGCGCGCTGCACCGGCCGATTCAGCCGCAGCAGGAGAGTGGCGGCGGGGACGACGGGTCGGCCGCGGGCGGCGCCTCGTCGCCGAACGTGATCGACGGTATCCAGACCGACGCACCGATCAACCCCGGCAACTCCGGCGGGGCGCTGGTCGACATGAACGGCAACCTGATCGGCATCACCTCGGCGATCGCGAGCCTCGGCGGCGGTCCGTTCGGCGGGCAGAGCGGCTCGATCGGCCTCGGCTTCGCCATCCCGATCAATGAGGCCAAGGTCGCCGCCGACCAGTTGGAGAAGGGTCAGAGTGTCGCGCACGCCGTGCTCGGGGTCGGTGTGAAGAGCTCGCCGGACGTCGGGCAGCGGGGCGCGCTGATCGGCCGGCTCACCTCGGGCGGAGCCGCGGAGAAGGCCGGCCTGAAGACGGGCGATCTGGTCGTCAAGGCCGACGACCGGATCATCGACACCGCCGACGCCCTGGTCGCCGACGTGCGGTCGCACCAGCCGGGCGAGAAGGTCACGTTGACCTACGTCCGCGGGGGCAAGACCCAGACAGCCGACGTGACGCTGGGCAGCGACGCAGCCAATTCCTGA
- a CDS encoding Ig-like domain-containing protein, which translates to MGARRMDAAGWRLVALAVAAPLLATGCAAAIASNDTPPAAGQIGPVTPVAASSPIRISPPDGSTQLPPGSRVSVNSVGGALKHVDLTDPAGNYLPGEFSLDRTVWTSAAPLAPGQNFAVDASTLGTNGRSIEQRSTISTADVPDPNRLAIASVTPSDGRQIGVAYPLIVTFNHPVTKRKAVSDALTVETSPHVEGAWFWMDSSTVDYRPENFWTPGTLVTLHANLAGVAGGDNLWGVANTTSAFTVARSEVINVDLKNDRMTVERDGATVGDFPVSAGKPGWRTRDGIMTVMERDTDKTWTNTAIDAPEAYVLHSKYAMRITNSGEFIHDAPWNRGKIGEYNSSHGCVGMLTSDMAKVFAGAMVGDAVIVTGSGRPFGSVANRIGDWNVPWAQWVGGNYDLSFR; encoded by the coding sequence ATGGGTGCTCGTCGAATGGACGCCGCCGGGTGGCGGCTGGTCGCGCTCGCGGTTGCCGCACCTCTGCTGGCAACCGGTTGCGCGGCCGCCATCGCGTCGAACGACACCCCGCCCGCAGCCGGGCAGATCGGGCCGGTCACGCCGGTCGCCGCAAGCTCCCCGATCCGGATCAGCCCGCCGGACGGCTCGACGCAACTGCCGCCCGGTTCGCGGGTCAGCGTCAACTCCGTCGGCGGAGCGCTGAAGCACGTCGACCTGACCGACCCGGCCGGCAACTACCTGCCGGGCGAGTTCAGCCTCGACCGCACGGTTTGGACCTCCGCCGCCCCGCTCGCACCGGGCCAGAACTTCGCCGTCGACGCGAGCACGCTGGGCACGAACGGCCGCAGCATCGAGCAGCGCTCCACGATCAGCACGGCGGACGTCCCGGACCCGAACCGGCTCGCGATCGCCTCGGTCACTCCGTCCGACGGCAGGCAGATCGGCGTCGCCTATCCGCTGATCGTGACCTTCAACCACCCGGTGACCAAGCGCAAGGCGGTGTCCGACGCCCTGACCGTCGAGACCTCCCCGCACGTCGAGGGGGCCTGGTTCTGGATGGACTCCTCCACGGTCGACTACCGACCGGAGAACTTCTGGACCCCCGGCACCCTGGTCACCCTGCACGCCAACCTGGCCGGGGTCGCGGGCGGCGACAACCTCTGGGGGGTCGCCAACACCACCTCGGCGTTCACCGTCGCCCGCAGCGAGGTCATCAACGTCGACCTGAAGAACGACCGGATGACCGTCGAGCGCGACGGTGCGACCGTCGGCGACTTTCCCGTGTCGGCAGGCAAACCGGGCTGGCGTACCCGCGACGGGATCATGACGGTCATGGAGAGGGACACCGACAAGACCTGGACCAACACGGCGATCGACGCGCCGGAGGCCTACGTCCTGCACTCCAAGTACGCGATGCGGATCACCAACTCCGGGGAGTTCATCCACGACGCCCCGTGGAACCGCGGCAAGATCGGCGAGTACAACTCCAGCCACGGCTGCGTCGGCATGCTGACTTCGGACATGGCCAAGGTTTTCGCCGGGGCGATGGTCGGCGACGCGGTGATCGTGACTGGCTCCGGCCGGCCGTTCGGATCGGTGGCCAACCGCATCGGCGACTGGAACGTGCCGTGGGCGCAGTGGGTCGGCGGCAACTACGACCTGTCGTTCCGGTGA
- a CDS encoding ArgP/LysG family DNA-binding transcriptional regulator: MEFDQAQLAALGAAVSAGTLEAAARRLHVTPSAVSQRIKALETQVGRVLLIRSKPVRATASGQVLVRLALQMQAVAQEATAELTDEHDGQGLRIPLAVNADSLATWFLPALVDAGPGLFFDLHCSDEQGTAELLREGAVMAAVTAAARPVPGCAVHRLGRMRYRPRARAAFAAQWFPDGVTPAALARAPVVCFDQRDQLQDTYLRRHNRKPLNPPRHHVPASTEFATAIRLGLGWGMVPDLQTGEELVELDPNSKVDVLLHWQQWRLPSPTLELVSAAVTRAAANALR, from the coding sequence GTGGAATTCGACCAGGCCCAACTCGCGGCGCTTGGCGCCGCGGTCTCCGCGGGCACCCTCGAGGCGGCAGCCCGCCGGCTGCACGTGACACCGTCCGCGGTCAGCCAGCGGATCAAGGCGTTGGAGACCCAGGTCGGCCGGGTGCTGCTGATCCGTTCGAAGCCGGTACGAGCGACCGCGTCCGGACAGGTGCTGGTCCGGTTGGCGTTGCAGATGCAGGCCGTCGCGCAGGAGGCCACCGCAGAGCTGACCGACGAGCACGACGGCCAGGGCCTGCGGATCCCGCTGGCGGTCAACGCCGACAGCCTGGCCACCTGGTTCCTGCCGGCCCTGGTCGACGCCGGGCCGGGACTGTTCTTCGACCTGCACTGCAGCGACGAGCAGGGGACGGCCGAACTGCTTCGCGAGGGCGCGGTGATGGCCGCCGTCACCGCCGCGGCACGGCCGGTCCCGGGTTGCGCCGTTCACCGACTGGGCCGCATGCGCTATCGCCCGCGGGCCCGCGCTGCCTTCGCGGCCCAGTGGTTCCCGGACGGCGTCACCCCCGCGGCGCTCGCCCGCGCACCGGTGGTCTGCTTCGACCAGCGCGACCAGCTCCAGGACACCTACCTGCGGCGACACAACCGGAAGCCGCTCAACCCGCCGCGGCACCACGTTCCCGCGTCCACCGAGTTCGCCACGGCGATCCGACTCGGGCTCGGCTGGGGAATGGTGCCGGACCTGCAGACCGGCGAAGAACTGGTCGAGCTCGACCCGAACAGCAAGGTCGACGTCCTGCTGCACTGGCAGCAATGGCGGCTGCCCAGCCCGACCCTCGAGCTGGTGTCCGCCGCGGTCACCCGAGCCGCCGCGAACGCCCTGCGCTGA
- a CDS encoding LysE family transporter, with product MLHSNSFATGIAGLVFGLSLIVAIGPQNLHVLRQGLLRRHVLLVVSLCSVSELVLTVAGVAAGGAVLGDRRWLLTAVRLGAAAFLLGCAVAAARRAARPAAVSTAGCLPASSRRAIVAATLTFTWLNPGVYLDTLVVLGSVANAQTGGRWWFAAGAGAGGVVWFLLLGFGARLLAGVFAHHRSWQALDVLVALVLTTTGMRLLAG from the coding sequence GTGCTGCATTCGAACTCCTTCGCCACCGGTATCGCCGGCCTGGTCTTCGGGCTCTCGCTGATCGTCGCGATCGGGCCGCAGAACCTACATGTCCTGCGGCAGGGCCTGCTCCGGCGGCACGTGCTGCTGGTCGTCTCGCTGTGCTCGGTCTCGGAACTGGTCCTCACCGTCGCCGGTGTCGCGGCGGGCGGTGCGGTACTGGGCGATCGTCGGTGGCTGCTCACGGCAGTGCGGCTCGGTGCGGCGGCGTTCCTGCTCGGCTGCGCGGTCGCCGCCGCGCGGCGGGCCGCTCGACCGGCGGCGGTGAGCACGGCCGGGTGCCTCCCGGCATCCTCGCGTCGGGCGATCGTCGCGGCGACGCTGACGTTCACCTGGCTCAACCCGGGGGTGTACCTCGACACGCTGGTCGTGCTCGGTTCGGTGGCCAACGCGCAAACGGGTGGCCGGTGGTGGTTCGCCGCCGGCGCCGGCGCCGGCGGCGTGGTGTGGTTCTTGCTGCTCGGCTTCGGCGCGCGCCTGTTGGCCGGCGTGTTCGCGCACCACCGGTCGTGGCAGGCGCTCGACGTCCTCGTCGCGCTGGTCCTGACCACAACTGGCATGCGCCTGCTCGCCGGCTGA